Genomic segment of Candidatus Chlorohelix allophototropha:
CAGGTCTCATCTTGTCAAACTTCCTCATGCAATTAATCCGGTATCAATCTCATTATCATTAATGAGACCATAAACACTATTAAATGTGATAGTAGCGGTTGCCCACCCATTGATATTTTCCATTTGGAAAGTACCTTGTAGGTCTTTGGTTACAAGGGTGTGTACAATCTGCAAACCCAAACCGGATTTTGTGCCGGAAGGGTCAAATTCGGTGGGATAGCCTCTTCCATTATCACGGATGATGACGTGGGTACGCCCTTCGCTTATAAAAGAACTAATACGCACCTCACCCTCATTTTTGTCACGAAAACCATGGAAAATTGCATTGGAAATCAATTCCATCACCAGAATTGCGAGTAAGGTAGCTTCTTTACTGGCAATAGGCACTTTACTTTCATCTACTTTGAACCGGATGCGTTTATCCGGCTGCACAAGGCTGACGCTGGCAATATCGGTTATTTCTTTAGCAACCGCGTTTACTGTAGTTACGCCGATATCCTCGCGGCATAATAAATCATGAACTGCTGCAATGCTTTGAATACGCGCTACGCTCTCCGAAAGCGGTTGCACAACCTGTGGATCATGTACCCGGCGCATTTGCATCGAAAGTAATGCCGCTACTGTTTGCAGGTTGTTACGTACCCGATGGTGCATTTCCTGTAATAAAGCCGATTTGATGGTCAAACCGCGCTGGGCTTCCTCATAGAGACGTGCGTTCTGTATGGCGATTGAAGCTTGATCGGCAAAGGAAGAGATAATCTGGATTTGCTCCTCATTAAAATGACGCTGCTGCCGGGTATAAACGCAGATTACACCCAATATAACCTGTTCCGCTCCGACCAGCGGTACGCACATAGCAGCACGATATTGGTCATTAATCAGATATTCTTCGCCCGGATGCAATTCAAAGTGAGCATCCCACACATGTTCAGAGTGGTTGTATTCCGCAGCACGCCCCACGGGACCTTCGCCCAATTTTACCTGCATATTTTTAACATAATCACCGCTAAGCCCATGGCTGGCGACAATCGTTAGGTAATTGCTGCCTTCTTTTAGCTCATAGATGGAAGCCATTTCGGCTTTTACCAGTTCTGCCGCCTGTTGTACCATTAATTCCAGTACCGAGTTAATATCAAGCGTGGCGGCAATGAGTTTGGAAACCCTTTGCAAGGTGGAAAGTTCCTGTACTTTTTCGCGCAAACGCTCATCGGTTTGCTGATATAGTCGGGAGTTTTCGATTGCCAGCGCAATTTCGCCTGCAACCATTTCTAGAAAGCGCACTTCTTCGGTAGTCCAACTGCGATAAATGCGCGATTGAACTCCGATTACGCCTACTAATTTCTCACGGGTGTATAGGATGATAGGTACGCTCAACATTGAACGTGATGAGTCTTCCTCTAGTTGCGGAGAATATTGAAAGCGGCTATCTGCCCACATATCGTAAACCGATATTGGTCGCCCTTCTTTGGCAGCAATGCCCGTAATTCCTTCACCTAGCAATACTTCCATCGTGCCAATGCTACGCTGGTTAAGTCCATGCGCCGCCCGTAGCACCATTTTTTCCTGCCCACTTTGCGATTCACGTTCATAGACATAAATACTACAAATATCACAGCCCATTACTTCTGCAACTGCCTGCACGGTAAGATCAAGCACTGAATTTTGGTCAAGGCTACTATTTACGGCGTTATTAACTTTGTGAAGCGCTTCTAGTTCATCCAGTGAACGCCGCACTTGTTCTCGGAAACCGCCACCTGAACGAGATAAGGGGCTGGCGTTCAAGTCTTCCGCCGGAGAATGGTGGGAAGAAAGGGAACGCATTACCAAACGGTCATGCCCTTCCATATAACCCTTTAATAGGCTGGAATATACTTGGCGGTTAATTTTGTTCATTTGCCGAGTTAATTCCATTCGAGATTCGGCATCATATTCAAGAATAGTGCTGATAAGTAGTTCGGCGTTGATTTCCTGAAAATAGGAAAGTGCCTGTGAACTAAGATCATCTACCGGAATTTCTACCAGCGCCCATTTTGCTCCCTCCATGCTCATAAATTCGAGGAATCCTTCAAGGTCATCGGTTCGTAGCGCGTCGATTAGCTTGCTAAAATAACCGGGGTAAATATTATGCGCTGAAAAACTGACCGATGAATTTGAATTTTCTTCGCGAAGTTGAAGGGGATAGATAGGTCTTGGAATATTTTCGATGTAGGTAAGCGTGGCAATGCTCGCTTCACCCGGTATGTAATCTGTGCCTTCTAATTGGTAAGGTAGTTGACTTATATTGTGTGTTTTAGCTTTGGAAAAAGTTTGGGCGACTCCATTTTCCCATTCTTCACGCCAATGTTCCTCGACCTGAGCTTTTATAAGGTCTAAGGAAGTAACAAGCCTACTCACATTATCAACTTTGATTGATGTCATTTATAAAACTCCCTCGAAACTATTCCAGAGATTTGTAGAACATTATAGCATGTCGGGGAAGATTCTTAATTTATTTGGGTAAGAGTATTGGCAATTTGTATCCAAGTTGGAATCTGGCTTGAGGTTTTAAAGCCAGCCTCGCCCATTTTGGCAGCTAAACCCCGGTCTGAATATAAACGATCTAATTTGTCGGCAAATTCGATAGGGTTGCCACAAATATAACCGTTTATCTCATTTTCTACAAATTCCAGTACGCCGCCGCTATCGGGAGCAGTGAGTACCGGCTTATAACTACGCATTGCTTCAAGTGTGGCATAGCCATAATCTTCATCTAGCGGCGCATAATAAACTGCCAACGCCCCTGCATATAATTCCACCGCTTTTTCCTCGCTTATGCGCCCTGTAAATTCTATCCGATGGTTTATACCAAGTGCGTGCGCTTTCTCCTTCAGTTTTTGCGCATCTGGACCTGCTCCGCCGATAATAGCCCGAACTCCACTACGACTGCGCTTGATTGTTTCCAGCAAAATATCAAGCCGTTTTGCGCTATCCAGCCTGCTTAGCGAGAAAATGTAATCCCCATACCCACTATTATGGTAAAGGGTATGTTTAAGAGCGGGGTAGAGTGGTGTAGCAGACAACCCATTATAACGAAGCAATCGTTTTGCAACGTTTTTAGAAATGGTGAAAACGGCGTTGGCTTCTCCGATACCCAAGGAGTCAGTTTCCATTACTACTCGGCGAGCGCGCCTATCCTTATCACTCAAACCAAAATCACTTAAGGGTGTGCCATACCAGTCATAAGCTTGGCGATGCTGATGAACTAACCAAACAACTTTTCGAGGATGGCGTACTGCCCATGTAGGAAATTTAGTGCAGATAACTAGATCAACCACTCTGCCGTTTAGCTTTTCGAGGTCTAGAGTACGCCACAAAACAGGCTGGCGTTCAAGCTCATCTCGTGGATACCATTTGAAGGGTAGCGAGACAATTTCCACCCGGTGTCCGATTTCCCGCAACGCACTCGCCAGCCCATCCACCAATTCTTCTGCCCCACCACGCACAAAAGGAACTTGGCTGGCGCATATGACTATGTTCATGCTTTTTGCTTCAGTTGTTCTTCCAGTGAAGCAATTCGCTGTTCCATATCATGTCCCTCCCGCGTTAATTGCTCAAGATAGGCATTGAGTTGTAACAAAGCGCGGGTGGTAGCGGCATTGTAATTATTTTGTTGCTCTACGATGGGGTTAATATACCAGCGCAACAACAGGCGGGTTATGCGTTTGGCATATGCAATCGCCCGCCCGATTAGGGGTGGTGTGCCCCATGTAATGGGAAGATGGGCGCTGACATTCCAAAGCTCATTTGCTTGTTTTATCACGCTGCGTAGTTCGCTCAGTTCCGAACCGTGTAGCCTTTCGCGGCGTAAGCGTACTTCTTCTCGCAAGCGGTTCAATACTTCTGCTACATTCTCATCCGATGTTTGCAATTCTCCCCCTCCTGAAACAAAAAAACCCTTCCGGTTGGAAAGGTCTTAAGAAAAGCGGGAGACGAGACTCGAACTCGCGACATTCTGCTTGGGAAGCAGACACTCTACCGACTGAGTTACTCCCGCATGTAACTTTATGATTATAACAGAGCTATAAAAGCCAGTCAATTCTTTATCGGGAAATCGGAAACATTGCAACATAGTGTTGACAATAGCTAATTGGACTCATACAATATATAGGGGCAAATCAATATGGATTGCCCAATCTACAGCTCTTAAAAAAATGGGATACTTCATTGAAAGCCGGTAGTCATTGTAAGGCTTGCCGGTATAGTGATTACAACGCGATGCAACTGCCACTTGTAGGCGCGCTGAGTCAAGAAGGATAGCCAATGAGCAAGGTTTTAGTGCTGAATGCTACTTACGAGCCTATCAGTTTTGTTTCTTTAAGGCGAGCGGTCGTACTGCTGCTAAAAGAAAAAGCCGAAGTAATTGAGGCGAGTGTGGAGCGGCAACTAAGAGCGGAAAGAGCCTCTTTCCCTTATCCGCTGGTAATTCGTCTCGTGACTTATGTTCCGGTTCCTCGTTTCTTTAATCTCCCACTTTCCCGACGCAGCCTTCTATCACGTGATAACTATACTTGCCAGTACTGTGGGGTTGTGGATAATCAGCTTACTATTGACCATGTTTTACCCAAGTCGCGTGGTGGTAAAACCGAGTGGACAAATGTTGTTGCTGCCTGTGTAAACTGCAATCGGAAAAAGGGCAACAAGTTACCGGCAGAAGCAAAAATGTACCCCCGGGTTGCTCCCGTAAAACCGGCATATATTACAGTAGTTTTGTTAGGTCAAGCCAAAGGTAACGAGACCTGGGCTAGATATATAAGAACCTGATAACTTGGTCGGCGGGTTGTAACTTGTTCTGTTTATTGCCCGCTTATTTCTAAATCTCAATGATTAAAACCGAACGGCTCTCCAAGCGATTCGGCAGCTTAAATGCCGTCGAAAACCTGACAATTGAGGTAGCAGATGGCGAAATATTTGGTTTTCTAGGTCCAAACGGTGCTGGAAAAACTACTACTATTCGTTTGCTTTCCGGTTTAATCGAACCCAGTGGCGGTAAAGCATGGGTCAACGGCTTTGAGTTGGGTAGTCAAAACGATAAAATACGTGCTTCTATCGGTTTGCTCACTGAAACGCCCGGTTTGTACGAGCAATTATCCGCTTTAGATAATATGCTTTTCTATGCCGAGTTGTACACTCTTTCGAAAGCTGAGGCGCGACAGCGTGTACAGGAAGTGCTTGAATGGTTATCCTTGTGGAATAGGCGGGATGATCAGGTTATTACTTTTAGTAAAGGCATGAAACAAAAACTGGCAATCGGTAGAGCTTTATTACATCGTCCACAAATCTTGTTTCTGGATGAACCAACTGCCGGGTTGGATGCCGAATCTGCCAAAACTGTACGGGATGCGATTGTTACTTTAAAGAATACAAAACGCACGATTTTTCTTTCTACCCATAACATGGATGAAGCTGACAAGCTTTGTGAGCGCATTGGGATTTTCAAGAACCGCTTGATTCAAATCGATTCTCCTAGAAACCTTCGCCGTCGTTTTGGGGTCAATTCTCGAAGAGTTAGAGTACAATTGCGTTCGGAAGTTGCGGGGCTGCAATCAGAAGTTAGCAAATTACCATTTGTGCAGCAAGTAGCACTGGAATCTATTAATATAGATGCACAAAACGTTTATAATATGTACATATCGCTCGATGACCCTGATAATCAGAATCCACAATTGGTAAAATGTATTGTTGAATTTGGGGCTGAGATTCAGTATGTAGAAGAGCAAACGGCAACTCTAGAAGATGTCTATTTAGATCTAATACGTTAAAACACACTAGATGATTGATTCGTCCAAAACTATTCCACAATTAGATTTCCTCACTTTGCAGGCGCTCGTAATGCACGCTCCTATCGGGATGCTTGCCACTTTTGGTCCTGATCACCGAATTGTGGTTGGAAACGAAAAATATCTTAATTTAGTCTACTGGAGTACGCCGGAACAGATTATCGGTCATACAGTTGCTGAAATATATGGTTATCATACCGATTCTGAATCCCTTCTTGAAGCATTAGATTACATTTATCAAAATAATGAACCGCTGGATCTGCGTGATATTAACTACATGATACCGCAGACTGGTCAAAACCCTAAACCACTTTATTTATCTATACATATCTGCCCATATACCTCTCCTGATAATCCAGAGCAGGCAAACGGGTTAGTGCTTTATTTTATTGATACTACCAATGAAGTGCTAAGCAAGAAGCACCTCCAAGATGCTGCTTCGGCTGATTACGAAAAAGCACGAGAAATGGAAATTATTTTTAATAATATCAAAGACGGGGTGATGCTATCGAGTTCACATCGCACTATTATATGGATGAATCCTGAAGCCTAT
This window contains:
- a CDS encoding GAF domain-containing protein, producing the protein MTSIKVDNVSRLVTSLDLIKAQVEEHWREEWENGVAQTFSKAKTHNISQLPYQLEGTDYIPGEASIATLTYIENIPRPIYPLQLREENSNSSVSFSAHNIYPGYFSKLIDALRTDDLEGFLEFMSMEGAKWALVEIPVDDLSSQALSYFQEINAELLISTILEYDAESRMELTRQMNKINRQVYSSLLKGYMEGHDRLVMRSLSSHHSPAEDLNASPLSRSGGGFREQVRRSLDELEALHKVNNAVNSSLDQNSVLDLTVQAVAEVMGCDICSIYVYERESQSGQEKMVLRAAHGLNQRSIGTMEVLLGEGITGIAAKEGRPISVYDMWADSRFQYSPQLEEDSSRSMLSVPIILYTREKLVGVIGVQSRIYRSWTTEEVRFLEMVAGEIALAIENSRLYQQTDERLREKVQELSTLQRVSKLIAATLDINSVLELMVQQAAELVKAEMASIYELKEGSNYLTIVASHGLSGDYVKNMQVKLGEGPVGRAAEYNHSEHVWDAHFELHPGEEYLINDQYRAAMCVPLVGAEQVILGVICVYTRQQRHFNEEQIQIISSFADQASIAIQNARLYEEAQRGLTIKSALLQEMHHRVRNNLQTVAALLSMQMRRVHDPQVVQPLSESVARIQSIAAVHDLLCREDIGVTTVNAVAKEITDIASVSLVQPDKRIRFKVDESKVPIASKEATLLAILVMELISNAIFHGFRDKNEGEVRISSFISEGRTHVIIRDNGRGYPTEFDPSGTKSGLGLQIVHTLVTKDLQGTFQMENINGWATATITFNSVYGLINDNEIDTGLIA
- a CDS encoding ABC transporter ATP-binding protein; translation: MIKTERLSKRFGSLNAVENLTIEVADGEIFGFLGPNGAGKTTTIRLLSGLIEPSGGKAWVNGFELGSQNDKIRASIGLLTETPGLYEQLSALDNMLFYAELYTLSKAEARQRVQEVLEWLSLWNRRDDQVITFSKGMKQKLAIGRALLHRPQILFLDEPTAGLDAESAKTVRDAIVTLKNTKRTIFLSTHNMDEADKLCERIGIFKNRLIQIDSPRNLRRRFGVNSRRVRVQLRSEVAGLQSEVSKLPFVQQVALESINIDAQNVYNMYISLDDPDNQNPQLVKCIVEFGAEIQYVEEQTATLEDVYLDLIR
- a CDS encoding glycosyltransferase family 4 protein, with amino-acid sequence MNIVICASQVPFVRGGAEELVDGLASALREIGHRVEIVSLPFKWYPRDELERQPVLWRTLDLEKLNGRVVDLVICTKFPTWAVRHPRKVVWLVHQHRQAYDWYGTPLSDFGLSDKDRRARRVVMETDSLGIGEANAVFTISKNVAKRLLRYNGLSATPLYPALKHTLYHNSGYGDYIFSLSRLDSAKRLDILLETIKRSRSGVRAIIGGAGPDAQKLKEKAHALGINHRIEFTGRISEEKAVELYAGALAVYYAPLDEDYGYATLEAMRSYKPVLTAPDSGGVLEFVENEINGYICGNPIEFADKLDRLYSDRGLAAKMGEAGFKTSSQIPTWIQIANTLTQIN
- a CDS encoding HNH endonuclease, coding for MSKVLVLNATYEPISFVSLRRAVVLLLKEKAEVIEASVERQLRAERASFPYPLVIRLVTYVPVPRFFNLPLSRRSLLSRDNYTCQYCGVVDNQLTIDHVLPKSRGGKTEWTNVVAACVNCNRKKGNKLPAEAKMYPRVAPVKPAYITVVLLGQAKGNETWARYIRT